The Streptomyces sp. V4I8 genome includes the window TTCCACCTTGAGGCCTTCTCGAGACGGTCTGTCACTGCGGACGGCCGGGCCGCACGAAATGCCGGGCACCCTCTTGTCACGGTGAGTGGCCGGTGCGAAGGTGAGCCCGATCCCCTCGGATGAAAGCAACCCCCTATGCCGCCCAGACGTCCTGCAGCCGGGCAGTTCCCCACCATCACGGAGGTACTGAGCCTGCCCGTGCTCGCCGAAGGGATGCCGCGCGTGCTGGCCGGTGAGTCACAGCTGGACAGGGCGGTGCGCTGGGTGCATGTCACCGAGCTGCTCAACCCCGCCGATTTCCTGGAGGGCGGCGAGCTGGTGCTGACGACCGGCATGCCGTATCCCGAGGATGCCTCCGAGCTGCGCGGGTACGTCGACCAGCTCGCCGACGTCGGCGCGGCCGGTCTGATCGTGGAGCTCGGTTACCGGTATCGGAAGGTGCCCGACGAGCTGGTGGCGGCGTGCCGTGCCCGTGAAGTGCCGCTGGTCGAGCTGGCCCGTGGCGTCCGGTTCATCGACGTCACGCAGACGGTGCACGCGCTCATCCTTGACGCCCAGGGGGCCCTGCTGCGTCGCGGGAGGGACATCCAGGCCATTTTCACCGCCCTGACGCTGCGGGGCGCGGACCCCGAGGAACTGGTGCACACCACCGCGGAGCTCACCGGAGCCCCCGTGGTGCTGGAGGATCTCACCCACCGGGTCCTGATGTGCGAGCTGCTCGGCCGGCCGTACGAGCCGGTGGTGTCGGCCTGGTCGCGGCGTTCGCGGGCCGCCCCGACGCCGGAGACGATCACGCCGAGCGGCCCGGAGGGGTGGCTGATCGCGCCGGTGCAGGACCACCACGGGCTGTGGGGGCGGCTGGTCCTGCTGGAGGGCCGGCTGAACGCCGAGCCCGACCCGGAACACGTCCTGGTGCTGGAGCGTGCGGCGGTCGCGCTGACCATGGCGCGCCTGGCCGGGCCGGCCTGGTGGGAGCGCCGGGCCCACCGCTCCGTACTGCGGGACCTGTACGAACGGCGCTTCCGCTCCCCCGCGGACGCGCGCGCCCGCGCCGAGGCACTGGGGCTCCCGGCCTTCGGGCACCGGCTCTTCGCCGTGGTCATCCGCCACACGCACACCGGCACCGAGGGTGAGCACCTCGACGAACGGATCGCGAAGGCGCTGGCGCAGACCGGCGTCCGCGCCCTGGTCGGCGAGACGGCCCCGGGCCGGATCGGCGTGCTTCTGGCACTGGCCCAGGCGAGCGCCTGGCAGCCGGTCGCCGAGCGGATCGGCCGTCTGACCCGGGAGGAGCTGGGACCGGAGGCCGTCGTCGCCGTCGGCCCCGGGGTGACCGACCTCTCCGGGATCGCCCGGTCGTGGCAGGAGGCCGAGCAGACGGCCGAGGCCATCACACCGGCCTCCCCGGAGCGGTGGTTCTACGTCCCCGCCGACGTCCGGCTGCCGGAGTTGCTGGGCGTCCTGCGGGAGGACACCCGTCTTCAGCGGTACGCGGAACGGCAACTGACCCGCATCATCGAGCACGACGACCGCAACAGCGGCGATCTGCTCCCGGCACTGCGCGCCTATCTGGCGGCGGCCGGGAACAAGTCGGTCGCGGCCAAACGCGCCGGCATGTCCCGGCAGGCGTACTACCAGCGCCTCCACACCATCGAACGGCTCCTCGGCTGCGACCTGGAATCAGGTCTGCAGCGCACGTCCCTGCACGTCGCGGTGCTGGTCCTGGACGCGCGAGAAGCGGCTGCTCCCGGCGCATGACCGGCACGCCGGTCGTCACGCGGACGCGGTCACGCCGGGCCCGAGCGCGCGTACGCATCCGGCGTACGCTCCTCCCGGGCATGGCGCGACGAGGATCCGGGACGTGGGTGGGTGCCGAGCGGTTCGGGGCGAGGTTGGTCAGAAAGTGCCACCAGTCCTGGTTCTCCCCGTCCTTCACGTACTGTCCGGCGTCGCCCGCCGGGTGAAGGTCGCCAGGGTGGGCGTGCCGACCGGTTCCATCGCGGTGCCGGCCGAGGGCCACAGCCAGCCGGTGAGGATGCCGGCGACGATGGCGGTCAGGACCCAGAAGCAGAGCTGCTTGTACCAGCGCGCTTGGCGGATTCGGCTCGGGCGGGGGAGCGGCTCGGGAAAGGGAAGAGGCGCGGGAGTTCCCGGTGGGCGGTGGGCGGCGTCGTCCCTGCCGCCCACCGAGGGGGAGAGGGCTCAGAGGAGCTCGATCAGCTTGTCGGTGAACTCGGCGGTGGTCGCGGTTCCGCCCAGGTCACGGGTGCGGATATCGGTCTTGGCCAGGACCGAGGCGATCGCGTCCGTGATGTCCCTGGCCGCGGCGGGATGGCCGAGGTGGTCGAGCATCATGGCCGCGGACCAGATCGCGCCCAGCGGGTTGGCGATGCCCTGGCCCGCGATGTCGGGCGCGGAGCCGTGCACTGGCTCGAACATCGAGGGGAAGTCCCGCTCGGGGTTGAGGTTGGCCGCCGGGGCGATGCCGATGGATCCGGCGACCGCGGCCGCGAGGTCGCTGAGGATGTCGCCGAAGAGGTTGGAGGCGACGACGACGTCGAAGCGGCCTGGTTCGAGGACGAACTTGGCCGCGAGCGCGTCGATGTGCTCCTGGTCCCAGGTGACCTGCGGGAACGAGGCGGCCCGCTCGGTGACGAGCTGGTCCCAGAACGGCATGGTGTGCACGATGCCGTTCGACTTGGTCGCGGAGGTCAGGCGGCCGCCGCGCTGGGAGGCGAGCGTGAAGGCGTAGTCCAGCACGCGTGTGACGCCGGCCCGGGTGAACACGGCCTCCTGCACGGCGATCTCGTCCGGGAAGCCGCGGTTGAGTCGGCCGCCGACCTCGCTGTACTCGCCTTCCATGTTCTCGCGCACGACGACGAAATCGACCTCGCCCGGACGTGCGCCGCGCACCGGACTGTCGATGCCTTCGAAGACACGGATGGGCCGGAGGTTGACGTACTGGCGGAAGCTGCGCCGGATCGGGATCAGCAGCCCCCACAGCGAGACATGGTCGGGCACCCCCGGGTATCCCACCGCGCCCAGCAGGATCGCGTCCTTGTCGCGCAGCTGGTCGATCCCGTCGGCGGGCATCATGGCGCCCTCCCGCAGGTACCGCTCGCACGACCAGTCGTCGTACGACGTGTAGGACAGGCTGAAGCCGTGGCGGCGGCCGAGAACATCGAGCACCTGCTGTGCTGGGGGCAGTACCTCGGCGCCGATGCCGTCGCCGGGGATCAGGGCAATGCGGTGGTTCGTTGTCATGCCGTCGATTGCAGCAAGGCGGTCCGTGGGGCGTCCAAGACACAAAGCGGATCTCCCTTATAAGCGGTGCCTATCAGCTGTCGGCGGCCGAGGTTGCGCTCGTGACGAACGCGGCGGCTGCGGGCGACAGGCTGCCGCGGCGGCTGACGAGGGCGATGTCCAAGGTGGTCTCCGGCTCGATGTCCAGGACGCGGGCGCCCAGTCGCCGGGCGACGTCCCGCCAGGAATCCGTGACCACCGCGAGCCCGACCCCGGCCATTACCAGGGGCATGAGCGACACACGGTGCTCGGTCTCGGCGGCGACGGTGAACTCGATGCCCTGCTCCCGCAGCGCGTCGACGTAGGCGCGCATCCCGGTACCCGGCTGCCCGACGATCAGCCGCTGTCCCGCAAGCTCCCGGCACTCCACCGCCGTCCGATCAGCGAACGGGCCGTCGGCCGGCACCACCAGCACAAAACGCTGCCGCCCCAGTGCATGTGAGGCGACCTCCTTGTCGGAGACCGGACCGGTGGACGCCAGGAGCCCCAACTCCACGGCACCCGTGCGCACCATGTCGATCACATCACGCGACGTGAACGCCGCTTTGATGGCCACAGAGACGCCGGGATACCGATGGCTGAACGCCCTCACCAAGGTCGTCAGCGGCTCCACCGCCTGCGACGGCATGGATGCCACATCCAGGCGCCCCTCACGCAGCTCATGCACCGCCGCGACACTCGCCCGCGCCGTCTCCAGACTCCGCACGGCCTCCCGGGCAGGCTCGATCAGGGCCCTTCCGGCCTCCGTCAGGACTGCCCTACGCCCGATGCGATGGAACAGCTCGGAGCCGAGATCACGCTCCAGTGCCCGCACGGCCTGCGACAGCGACGGCTGCGACACGTACAGAGCCGAGGCCGCACGGTTGAACCCCCCACGATCAACAATCGCAAGGAAGTACTCCAGCTGCCGAATGTCCATACGCGCTCTCTGCCCCTCAAGAAATCAACCGACGACTCCATTGGTCCCGACCATGGTTGCGTGGAGGATCGCCTCGACGAAGTACGGACCACCGATGCACTGGCCGTAATCGTCACCGAGCGCGGTCACAGCCGGCTGAGGCCTCGGCGAGGAACACGCGGGCCGCGACGCGCACGGGGCCGCGCTGCTGAGCGACCTGGACGCGGCCGTGTCCCGCTCTGGCGGAATAAACATCGTGGTGTTGCTGTGCTGGATCCTGCTCGTGGCCATCGCCGTGGCCGGCACACGGTTGAAGTAGCGCGGCGCTGCGGTGGCGTACGCGAAGTACGCCGCCGCAGCCGCTCGCACGTCCCGAGGATCAGACGGCCGTGAAGGTCCACTGCAGGTTGGAGCTGCTGCCGTACGTCCACTGCTTGGTGACGGAGCCCGAGTCGACGTTCCCGCCGCCGTCGAGGACCAGGCCGGTGGTGCGGTTGGCGATCGTGCAGCGGTCGCCGTCCCGGTGGGTGATCTTCCACTGCTGGTTGCTGCCGCCGTTCCAGGGGGCCTGTCGGGCCGGAGAGCCGTCGGCGGTGGCGCCCCAGCTGTCGGCGACCATGCCGTTCGTGCGGTTGACCAGCCTGTAGTAGCCGCCGCCGACCGCCTCCGCCTGCCATTGCAGGTTGGAACTGCCGTCCCAGGTCCACTGCTTGAGGTTGGACCCGGAGGCCACGTTGCCGCCGCTGTCCAGGGCGAGTCCGTTGGTGGCGTTGGTGATCCGGAAGTACGTAGCGGGGTTGAACTGGACCCTCAGTGAGGTGATCTGGTCGTTGTTGCCGGTGACCCGCAGGTCGGGGTTCTCGGCGGCGAACGTCCAGGACCCTTCAGCTGTAGATCATGGTGGTTGCGGGAGTTCGAGGGTCTCTAAGCTGGGTAACTGCCGTGTATGAAGGCGGAGTTGCTGGATGTCCCGGTCGAGGTGTCGGACCGGGAGTGGGCGGAGGAGTGGGCGGGGCGGCTGGACGATCTGCTGGTGGGGGTCGGGGACCTGTTCGGCCGGGTGGAGACGCAGTGGCATGGGGAGATGTGCGTCCGGGGCCTACTGGGGCCGGTCTCGCGCAAGAACGGCTGGCAGCTGGCGGAGTGGGCCGGAGAGCGTGTGCCGTGGAACCAGCAGCACTTGCTGGACCGGGCGAAGTGGGACGTGGAGGGGGTGCGGGACTTCACCCGCCGGTACGCCGTCGCCGAGCTGGCGGACGACGGCGTGGGCGCGGGGCCCGGCGGGGCCGGGGTGCTGGTGGTGGACGAGACCGGGTTCGCCAAGCGCGGGAAGGCTTCGGCCGGGGTGGCGAGGCAGCACTCCGGGACGCTCGGCGGGGTATTCCCCTGCCAGATCGGGGTGATGTGTGCGTGGGCCACCGGTGCGGGGCAGGCGTTGATCGACCGGGAGTTGTACCTGCCACGGGAATGGACGGACGAGCCGGATCGCTGCCGGGCCGCGCACGTGCCCGAGCAGCGCGGCTTCCTGACCAAGCCACGGCTGGCGGAGGCGATGATCGAGCGGGCGCTGCCCGACCTGCCTCAGGAGCCGGGGAAGGTGTGGGTGGCCGCCGACGAGGTGTACGGGCGCGAGCGTGCGTTCCGTTCCTTCCTGGAGGAACATCGTCTGCCGTACGTGGTCAACGTGCAGGCGAACTCGCCGGTGCTGCAGCGTCCGGGCTGGCGGCACGCCGCCCGGCTGGTGGAGCGGGTCGCGCGGGAGGAGGACTGGGTCGAACTGCCCGCCGGGCCCTCCCAGTTGGATACCCGCACGTGGCAGTGGTGGGTGCGGCGACTCCCCGGCGAGGAGGAGATGGTCGATGGCCAGGCGTGGGCGCGGTGGCTGGTCGCGCGACGCCGCCTGGAGGATCCCGGCAAACGCGACTACTACCTGGGCTGGGGCCCGGCCGACACCCCGGTCGAGGAGATCGTTTTGGTGCCGGGCGCGCGCTGGCGGGTGGAAGAGGCGATCAAGCTGGCGAAGTCCGCCTGCGGGATGGCTGACTACGAGGTCCGCTCTTTCCACGGCTGGTACCGGCACGTCACCCTCGCCCAGCTGGCCGCCGCGTTCCTGGTCGGCTGCGACGCAGCCACCGCCCGCGAGAACGGCCCGCTGGCCCGGACCCGCTACGGCCAGCCCGCGCCGACAGCACCCGTCGCCGAGAGAGGGGGACCCGCCTGATCCCAGCAGCCCACCCGCCCCCGTCCGCTTCACCGCCTTCGAGATCAGGCGCCTGCTCATCTTGCTCACCCCGCTGCCCGACCGCCACCAACGCATCCGGCACGGCCTGGCCTGGTCCGCCTACCGCCGCCTCCACCAGGCCATCGCCCGTGCCTGCCACCGACGCCGCCGAGCACACGGTCACACCGTCCCAGCCGGACCCGACACACCAACAGAACTCCCGCAACCACCATGATCTACAGCTGAAGGGCAGGAGGTGCCGGTGAAGTTGTCGCCGGAGTAGCCGATCACCTGGTAACCGGGGGCCGGCCGGACGGAGGAGAGCGTGCCCACGCCCAGCCCGGCCCCGGTCAGGTCGGCCGCGGTGTAGTCGCCGACGGTGAACACGCCGGCGTTGCCGGTGTAGTTGACGTCCGTGAAGGCGACGGCGCCGGCGAGCGGCCGCAGGCCCGGGATCGTGCCGGAGAAAGCGAGCTTCAGGACGTAGGCGGCCGCGCTGTACGGCGCAGAGGAGGGCAGGGAGACCGTGAGGCTGGAGGAGGTCTGGGTCGGCGTGGGCAGGTCGATGTAGGTGCCGGCGGTGGTGCTGAGGAGCTTCACCGAGGTCAGCGAGGAGAGATTGATCCGGTCCGAGCTGAGAGTCTTGAGCGTCAGTGAGCTGCCGGGCCAGCCGAGGACGGTGGCGTACAGGACGTTGTTGGCCTTGTTGCGGGTGAAGCGGATGTCCTGCGCGGTGCCGGCATGCGGGGTGGTGAACGAACCGCCGCCCATCTTCGTCGGGCCCTCGCCGTACGCCGTCCAGGCGCGGGTCGAGTACACCGACTCACCGAAGCGCTTCAGATGGTCTCCGATGCCGAGCAGGATGTCCTTCTGCGCCTGGGGGATGGTTCCGTCGGCCATCGGCGCGATGTTCAGCAGCACGTTGCCGTTCTTGCTGACCCGGTCGATGAACGAGTGCAGCATCTGCTGGATGGTGTAGTAGCCGATGCCCAGGGTGTAGCACCAGCTGCTGCTGGAGATGCTGTCGTCGGTCAGCCAGTAGGGGGAGGTGAGATCACCCGGACCGCCGCGCTCGTAGTCGAAGACCTCGCCCTTGCCGTTCATGCCGTCCTTGTACGTGGCGACGACCTCACGGCCCCAGCTGTTGGCCTGGTTGTAGTAGTACGCCAGGAAGTTCAGGCGCTGTTGCTCGTCGACGGCGTCCAGCTTGAAGTCCTGCCACAGGATGTCGGGCCGGGAGCGGTCGATGACCTCCTTGAGCTTGTCGAACCAGAGCTGGTTCGCCGCGGTCGAGTCCAGCTGTCCATAGAGCTTCTTGAGGTTGCTGTCCGTCTGCGCGGGGACGTGCTCGTAGAAGCCGTTGTAGTTGTACGCGTGGTGCATGGCCACCAGCAGCTTCAGGCCCTTCGCGCGGATGGCCGCGGAGAAGAGCCCCAGCAGGTCCAGGCCCGGGCCCTTCTTCACCGAGTTCCACTCGTTGACCTGGCTGTCCCACATGGAGAAGCCGTCATGGTGCTCGGCGACCGGGCCCGCGAACCTGGCGCCGGCGTCGACGAACAGCTGCACCCACTCGTCGGGGTCGAACTTCCCGCCGGCCGACTTCAGCTTCGGCGCGAACTTCACGAAGTTGCCCGCCAGGTCCTGCGCCCCGTTGATGAAGTTGTGGTATGGCCATGCCGACGGCTGGCCGTAGGTCGCGATGTGGTGCTGGTTGGCGTTGCTGCCCGCCTGGTACATGCTCCGCGGGTACCACTCGTTGCCGTAGGCGGGGACGCTGAAGGCGCCCCAGTGGAAGTAGATCCCGAACTTCGCGTCCTGGAACCACTCCGGGGTCGGCGGGTGCTGGTCGACCGAGTTCCAGTCGGGCGTATACGTGCTGGGCGCCGCCTGGGCAACGCCGGCGCCGAACACACCTCCGGCGACGGCCGCCGCGGCCACGCAGGTGGCACCGGCCAGGAAGTGGCGTCTGTGGATCGAACTCGACATGGAAACATCCCTGGTGCAGAGGGGGGCAGGGGAATACAGGGCGCCGCTTGTTACGCATGAAGGTCTGTCATGTCTCCCTGGGATGTCAACCGGTGTGCAGGGATGAAAGGCCCCGTATGGCTGGGTAGTTGGCTCCATTTGAAGCATTTTTGATGCGATGTGCGACTAGCCAAACA containing:
- a CDS encoding IS701 family transposase yields the protein MKAELLDVPVEVSDREWAEEWAGRLDDLLVGVGDLFGRVETQWHGEMCVRGLLGPVSRKNGWQLAEWAGERVPWNQQHLLDRAKWDVEGVRDFTRRYAVAELADDGVGAGPGGAGVLVVDETGFAKRGKASAGVARQHSGTLGGVFPCQIGVMCAWATGAGQALIDRELYLPREWTDEPDRCRAAHVPEQRGFLTKPRLAEAMIERALPDLPQEPGKVWVAADEVYGRERAFRSFLEEHRLPYVVNVQANSPVLQRPGWRHAARLVERVAREEDWVELPAGPSQLDTRTWQWWVRRLPGEEEMVDGQAWARWLVARRRLEDPGKRDYYLGWGPADTPVEEIVLVPGARWRVEEAIKLAKSACGMADYEVRSFHGWYRHVTLAQLAAAFLVGCDAATARENGPLARTRYGQPAPTAPVAERGGPA
- a CDS encoding tartrate dehydrogenase; this translates as MTTNHRIALIPGDGIGAEVLPPAQQVLDVLGRRHGFSLSYTSYDDWSCERYLREGAMMPADGIDQLRDKDAILLGAVGYPGVPDHVSLWGLLIPIRRSFRQYVNLRPIRVFEGIDSPVRGARPGEVDFVVVRENMEGEYSEVGGRLNRGFPDEIAVQEAVFTRAGVTRVLDYAFTLASQRGGRLTSATKSNGIVHTMPFWDQLVTERAASFPQVTWDQEHIDALAAKFVLEPGRFDVVVASNLFGDILSDLAAAVAGSIGIAPAANLNPERDFPSMFEPVHGSAPDIAGQGIANPLGAIWSAAMMLDHLGHPAAARDITDAIASVLAKTDIRTRDLGGTATTAEFTDKLIELL
- a CDS encoding LysR substrate-binding domain-containing protein encodes the protein MDIRQLEYFLAIVDRGGFNRAASALYVSQPSLSQAVRALERDLGSELFHRIGRRAVLTEAGRALIEPAREAVRSLETARASVAAVHELREGRLDVASMPSQAVEPLTTLVRAFSHRYPGVSVAIKAAFTSRDVIDMVRTGAVELGLLASTGPVSDKEVASHALGRQRFVLVVPADGPFADRTAVECRELAGQRLIVGQPGTGMRAYVDALREQGIEFTVAAETEHRVSLMPLVMAGVGLAVVTDSWRDVARRLGARVLDIEPETTLDIALVSRRGSLSPAAAAFVTSATSAADS
- a CDS encoding PucR family transcriptional regulator, with product MPPRRPAAGQFPTITEVLSLPVLAEGMPRVLAGESQLDRAVRWVHVTELLNPADFLEGGELVLTTGMPYPEDASELRGYVDQLADVGAAGLIVELGYRYRKVPDELVAACRAREVPLVELARGVRFIDVTQTVHALILDAQGALLRRGRDIQAIFTALTLRGADPEELVHTTAELTGAPVVLEDLTHRVLMCELLGRPYEPVVSAWSRRSRAAPTPETITPSGPEGWLIAPVQDHHGLWGRLVLLEGRLNAEPDPEHVLVLERAAVALTMARLAGPAWWERRAHRSVLRDLYERRFRSPADARARAEALGLPAFGHRLFAVVIRHTHTGTEGEHLDERIAKALAQTGVRALVGETAPGRIGVLLALAQASAWQPVAERIGRLTREELGPEAVVAVGPGVTDLSGIARSWQEAEQTAEAITPASPERWFYVPADVRLPELLGVLREDTRLQRYAERQLTRIIEHDDRNSGDLLPALRAYLAAAGNKSVAAKRAGMSRQAYYQRLHTIERLLGCDLESGLQRTSLHVAVLVLDAREAAAPGA